The Cellulophaga sp. L1A9 genome window below encodes:
- the pglZ gene encoding BREX-1 system phosphatase PglZ type A — MIETKAKQYFTDSPALKILFLFDEAQEFLEEVQRIDTSDFKVVYWENNPFILKYQLTHELKDEKVLLYLNLPQPNSQEAYHQFPLMGLLLANKELQLDNVGAFMEEFGLQRHQKSMVSKYMAELKYASVKDVVKPILVSGNFQEKELQQGLLSAFLKFKNVENWVVLITKLCILAQEKNEVSFKRVQQKIKGTHLADIIIAKVGHHMGYNLKAISAIEFLQAAKSVLYNYTMQNSRLAKNDPYATLKINDTSHLTSINQFWQVVESNPLVSNGFQELLVNIQNDIKGEQLVKAYGIEENYAFYPNNLTWAILEQLQTKIITNDAVGLQVLENLGLQQEVQGAAKETVRFLRQVLKTSLAINNITTYTLNTPEEYIAYYTNEVYKIDTNFRRAILYFNEIDSVEVPATIDLEALKNHLNETYNKHIDQLNRQWLQCLSRIDFDYKTIQTPKQYDFYKTEVAEVDQKMVVIISDALRYEVGEELLSKMHGDTKNTAEIRHMLASVPSRTSVGMAQLLPGEKVFNSGKILSDGLSTESTYRSNLLQKYKSNAEGVQFEAVKNAKQAENRALFKNDLVYIYHDVIDARGDKRVSERKTFEAVREAIAELERFIKLLHSSYNVTNVLVTADHGFLYNDKKIVDKELETLPSDTFISHNRFFITKEKKEQELGYTFPLKQTTTFKEDFYVNIPFSVNRYRKSGVGHQFVHCGASLQELITPLIVSSRKRIEVAKKVNPTLLNKGKLRVVSNVLKFNILQENEVSRLEKERTINIALYKETTLISNSVDIVLNSTSEAPSDRLTNVELIVNAEFSNENVFKLKVFDIDDMLNPLIEELVINNTLLAQDF, encoded by the coding sequence ATGATAGAAACTAAAGCCAAGCAATACTTTACCGATTCACCTGCACTAAAAATCTTGTTTCTATTTGATGAAGCACAAGAGTTTTTAGAAGAGGTGCAACGTATAGATACTTCAGATTTTAAAGTGGTGTATTGGGAGAATAATCCGTTTATATTAAAATACCAATTAACGCATGAGTTAAAAGACGAAAAAGTATTGTTGTACTTAAACTTACCACAACCTAATTCTCAAGAGGCATACCACCAATTCCCATTAATGGGTTTATTATTAGCAAATAAAGAATTACAGCTAGACAATGTTGGTGCTTTTATGGAGGAGTTTGGTTTGCAACGTCACCAAAAAAGCATGGTATCTAAATACATGGCAGAATTAAAATATGCAAGTGTAAAGGACGTTGTGAAACCCATTTTAGTATCGGGTAATTTTCAGGAAAAAGAATTACAGCAAGGGTTATTATCCGCATTTTTAAAATTTAAAAATGTAGAAAATTGGGTGGTTTTAATCACCAAGTTGTGCATATTGGCACAAGAAAAAAATGAAGTATCTTTTAAACGTGTGCAACAAAAAATAAAAGGCACACATTTAGCCGATATTATTATTGCAAAAGTAGGACATCATATGGGCTACAATTTAAAAGCAATTTCTGCCATAGAGTTTTTACAAGCAGCAAAAAGTGTATTGTACAATTACACCATGCAAAATAGTCGTTTAGCAAAAAACGATCCCTATGCCACATTAAAAATTAATGATACCAGTCATCTAACATCTATCAATCAGTTTTGGCAAGTGGTAGAAAGTAATCCTTTAGTTTCTAACGGTTTTCAAGAACTGTTAGTAAACATTCAAAACGATATTAAAGGAGAGCAATTGGTTAAGGCCTATGGCATAGAAGAAAATTATGCTTTTTATCCAAATAACTTAACCTGGGCAATTTTAGAACAATTGCAAACAAAGATCATTACAAATGATGCTGTTGGCTTACAAGTATTAGAGAATTTAGGATTACAACAAGAAGTACAAGGAGCAGCTAAAGAAACGGTTCGTTTTTTACGACAAGTATTAAAAACATCATTAGCAATAAATAATATTACAACATACACTTTAAATACACCAGAAGAGTACATTGCCTATTACACCAACGAAGTATATAAAATTGACACCAATTTTAGGAGAGCTATATTGTATTTTAATGAAATTGATAGTGTAGAAGTACCTGCAACTATAGATTTAGAAGCATTAAAAAATCATTTAAATGAGACTTACAATAAGCATATAGATCAATTAAACAGACAATGGTTACAATGTTTATCTAGAATAGATTTTGACTACAAAACCATTCAAACACCAAAACAATATGACTTCTATAAGACAGAAGTTGCTGAGGTGGATCAGAAAATGGTAGTCATTATTTCTGATGCATTGCGTTATGAGGTAGGAGAAGAACTGTTATCTAAAATGCATGGAGATACTAAAAACACCGCAGAAATAAGACACATGTTAGCATCTGTTCCATCTAGAACGAGTGTTGGTATGGCGCAATTATTACCTGGAGAAAAAGTATTTAATTCAGGAAAGATTTTAAGCGATGGACTTTCAACAGAAAGCACCTATAGAAGTAATTTACTTCAAAAGTATAAATCAAATGCAGAAGGCGTGCAATTTGAGGCTGTAAAAAATGCGAAGCAAGCAGAAAACAGAGCGTTGTTTAAGAATGATTTAGTATACATTTATCATGATGTAATTGATGCAAGAGGAGATAAAAGAGTTTCAGAAAGAAAAACATTTGAAGCAGTAAGGGAAGCAATTGCAGAGTTAGAACGGTTTATTAAGTTACTGCACAGTTCTTACAATGTGACCAATGTATTAGTGACCGCAGATCATGGGTTTTTATACAACGACAAAAAAATTGTAGATAAAGAATTAGAAACCTTACCAAGCGATACATTTATTTCTCATAATAGATTCTTTATTACAAAAGAAAAGAAAGAACAAGAATTGGGATATACTTTTCCACTTAAACAAACCACAACTTTTAAGGAAGACTTTTATGTAAATATTCCGTTTTCAGTAAATAGGTATCGTAAATCTGGTGTAGGACATCAGTTTGTACATTGTGGAGCTAGTTTACAAGAATTAATAACACCATTAATTGTAAGTTCTAGAAAACGAATAGAAGTTGCTAAAAAGGTGAATCCAACATTGTTAAACAAAGGCAAACTTCGCGTAGTATCCAATGTGTTGAAATTTAATATTCTGCAGGAAAACGAAGTGTCACGTTTAGAAAAAGAAAGAACAATTAATATCGCATTATATAAAGAAACAACTTTGATAAGTAATAGTGTTGATATTGTTTTAAATAGTACATCAGAAGCACCAAGCGATCGATTAACAAATGTAGAGTTAATTGTAAACGCTGAGTTTTCTAACGAAAATGTTTTTAAATTAAAAGTATTTGATATAGACGATATGCTAAATCCTTTAATTGAAGAGTTAGTAATTAATAACACCTTATTGGCGCAAGATTTTTAG
- the brxL gene encoding BREX system Lon protease-like protein BrxL, whose translation MSLKEKIIQHFEGKVVRKDLTAIVKGSNPVPVYVLEYLLGQYCAIDDEEIIAAGIEKVKNVIRDNYVHRSDAEVVKAKIRDSGSYKIIDKINVSLNDKANIYEAEFASLGLKGVPIADKMVMDNQKLLSGGGVWCILNIGYSHADDITMRWIIVDLKPIQVSNVNLKEYVDLRKEFTTEEWLDLLMHSIGLNPEYFNTRDKFIQLSRLIPHTENNYNFIELGPKGTGKSHIFSELSPHGVLVSGGDVSKARLFVNNTGNKIGLVGYWDVVALDEFEQEKGGKRTDGDLVKIMQNYMANQSFNRGKETYQATASMAFVGNTKHNVPYMLKNSHLFESIPEGYLKGAFLDRMHMYIPGWEVRILKTAVFSSEYGFIVDYLAELLREMRKYDFSSIMDKYVKLDGSLTTRDKTAIRKTFSGLVKLIYPHQEVSEKEALELLNFSIEGRKRVKDQLYIIDETFKSEPVDFKYTILSNGVEVYPETLENLNYKAAVEIQEETEAEDSGEVVVKPKLELKPHQTILKDNQTGISYKKLFANYLKGAKNITIQDPYIRMYYQFKNLLEFCIMLGNIKDPEDQINLEVVTWNHDEYLEESRSSLEELAQNVESIGINLTFRFEQHHDRFIAADNGWKITLGRGLDIFEKIEERFSVADMDQTKRKCKSCELTYLRI comes from the coding sequence ATGAGTTTAAAAGAAAAAATAATACAACATTTCGAAGGTAAAGTAGTTCGTAAAGATTTAACAGCAATAGTTAAAGGGAGTAATCCTGTTCCTGTTTATGTTTTAGAATATTTATTAGGACAATACTGTGCTATTGATGATGAAGAAATTATTGCAGCAGGTATTGAAAAGGTTAAAAATGTAATTAGAGATAATTATGTACACCGTTCGGATGCAGAAGTTGTAAAAGCTAAAATTAGAGATAGCGGAAGCTATAAAATTATTGATAAAATTAATGTATCGCTTAATGACAAGGCGAATATATACGAAGCAGAATTTGCTAGTTTAGGTTTAAAAGGAGTTCCTATTGCTGACAAAATGGTAATGGATAACCAAAAACTATTAAGTGGTGGTGGCGTTTGGTGTATTTTAAATATTGGATATTCTCATGCAGATGATATTACAATGCGCTGGATTATTGTAGATTTGAAACCTATTCAAGTTTCTAATGTTAATTTGAAAGAATATGTCGATTTAAGAAAAGAGTTCACAACGGAAGAATGGTTGGATCTATTAATGCACAGCATTGGGTTAAATCCAGAATATTTTAATACGCGTGATAAGTTTATACAGTTGTCACGTTTAATTCCACATACAGAAAACAACTATAATTTTATTGAATTAGGACCTAAAGGAACTGGTAAGTCTCATATATTTTCAGAGTTATCACCGCATGGTGTTTTAGTGTCTGGAGGCGATGTGTCTAAAGCGAGACTATTTGTAAATAACACAGGAAATAAAATTGGATTAGTTGGCTATTGGGATGTTGTAGCACTCGATGAATTTGAGCAAGAAAAAGGAGGAAAGCGTACCGATGGTGATTTGGTAAAGATCATGCAAAATTACATGGCAAACCAGAGTTTCAATAGAGGTAAAGAAACCTATCAAGCCACAGCGTCTATGGCTTTTGTGGGCAACACGAAGCATAACGTGCCTTATATGCTAAAGAACTCACATTTATTTGAGTCTATTCCTGAAGGCTATTTAAAAGGTGCTTTTTTAGATAGAATGCATATGTACATTCCTGGTTGGGAAGTTCGTATTCTTAAAACAGCAGTCTTTTCATCGGAGTATGGTTTTATAGTAGATTACCTAGCAGAATTGCTGAGAGAAATGCGTAAGTATGATTTCTCATCTATTATGGATAAATACGTAAAGCTTGACGGATCGTTAACAACAAGAGATAAAACAGCCATTAGAAAAACATTTTCTGGGTTAGTGAAATTAATATATCCGCATCAAGAGGTTTCTGAAAAAGAAGCTTTAGAGCTTTTAAATTTTAGTATTGAAGGACGAAAGCGTGTGAAAGATCAATTATATATTATTGATGAAACATTTAAATCAGAACCAGTTGATTTTAAATATACTATACTGTCCAACGGTGTTGAGGTATATCCTGAAACACTAGAAAATTTAAATTACAAGGCGGCAGTTGAGATACAGGAAGAAACCGAAGCAGAAGATTCTGGAGAAGTCGTTGTGAAGCCTAAATTAGAACTAAAACCACATCAAACGATCTTAAAAGATAATCAAACAGGTATATCCTATAAAAAACTCTTTGCTAACTATTTAAAAGGCGCTAAGAATATTACCATTCAAGATCCTTATATCAGGATGTATTACCAGTTTAAAAACTTATTAGAATTCTGTATCATGCTAGGGAATATTAAAGATCCTGAAGACCAAATCAATTTAGAAGTGGTGACTTGGAATCATGATGAATATTTGGAAGAATCAAGATCGTCATTAGAAGAATTAGCTCAAAATGTAGAAAGTATAGGGATAAACTTAACATTTCGTTTTGAACAACATCACGATCGTTTTATTGCTGCAGATAATGGTTGGAAAATTACACTAGGTAGAGGCCTTGATATTTTCGAGAAGATTGAAGAACGTTTTAGCGTAGCTGATATGGATCAGACCAAAAGGAAGTGTAAGTCTTGTGAGTTGACGTATTTAAGAATTTAA
- a CDS encoding alpha-ketoglutarate-dependent dioxygenase AlkB: MDLFNQTPKKREFKKIKLKDGEVWYMESFIPLDKANNYFKTFLETINWRQEEIKMYGKTYPVPRKTAWYGYEGFNYKYSGILCNPEPWTKELLGIKRVIESFLPESDFNSVLLNLYRNGSDKVSWHADDEKGLGTNPLIASVSLGATRRFDLKHKIDPDEKLQLELAPGSLVIMKSALQHNWLHQIPIQKRIFDSRINLTFRTIVS, from the coding sequence ATGGATTTATTTAACCAAACACCAAAAAAACGCGAGTTTAAGAAAATAAAATTAAAGGATGGGGAGGTTTGGTATATGGAAAGTTTTATACCTCTTGATAAAGCCAATAACTACTTTAAGACTTTTTTAGAAACAATTAACTGGCGACAAGAAGAGATAAAAATGTATGGAAAAACCTATCCAGTACCGCGTAAAACTGCTTGGTACGGTTATGAAGGCTTTAATTATAAGTATTCAGGTATTTTATGTAATCCAGAACCTTGGACAAAAGAACTTCTAGGTATAAAAAGGGTAATAGAAAGTTTTTTACCAGAATCAGATTTTAATAGTGTTCTCCTTAATCTTTATCGAAACGGCAGTGATAAAGTAAGCTGGCACGCAGATGATGAAAAGGGACTGGGAACGAATCCTTTAATTGCATCTGTAAGTTTGGGAGCAACAAGGCGATTTGATTTAAAGCATAAAATAGATCCAGATGAAAAACTCCAGTTAGAATTAGCTCCTGGATCATTAGTTATTATGAAAAGTGCTTTGCAGCATAATTGGTTGCACCAAATTCCTATACAAAAAAGAATTTTTGATTCAAGAATAAATCTAACATTTAGAACTATTGTGAGCTAA
- a CDS encoding Hsp70 family protein, whose protein sequence is MEAIDELNDAPLEIKEYLQSLKPDVKHLRVSYRKPPPVYVDYALQNIQSAYLITYLPHYYQLIYKILLEQNLQVMKSKTAFSAVFIGGGPGSEAYGTVKYILDYCPDIKNISIDILDINANTWDYSHSVLSGFLLPELNGYNEVSIKWNSHQFNLVNKNDIKLNTSLIDNADIVVIQNCINEIAKTDYQILEENVLEIFKLLPDYSSLLMVDLTTSVRSKIAKLEQVVESFFPELIKTTTSGNKGASALTSINYRPSQIIRENLLDFSDGLMPRKNLKYDFSLLNKSSYSIVEDKKRIGINAIYRPLSNINESIQDLTNCSFIGIDFGTSSSVCSIAYIQNDSLKVELLEIEQKDHLGSISSSTIVPTIMGIVGKQFLLGKYAQDRRHEFTFGEDGWYGFKENILNLEDQIFPESRLLNHPSLQINNGADALVVFFKRLKSEIEKNVIEKGLSLEKRFSFSTPANYGLKEKELLEKYIVQAGFEQGTFSFVEEPISSLLGTIHQENLALDLEKDLNILVIDVGAGTVDCCAIKLLKDTDNVMAETLAIYRNENIGGNLINRLIANKLFEKDNSITIDEDFVLKICEESKLQFCKSFMVDAQVDYSLPELANSNQNKNCQIGSYGIDTKLQLSFSEFNELMEVYFSGGEGFNGFSDTIDKTLSSATLEHSELDHIIISGGGAKNPYLRSLCATYFDVSKIIMPNNSQEQVALGNAIQSFVTNAFGKQVIESVLNRNINIIESGKQKPIFKKGEVLPTLEYEINIEKSNNSLEFYSEITNESIHFKWDQSMGAIKAIIIINQESRVICDLVTNSSIIRVKPIIKKR, encoded by the coding sequence GTGGAAGCCATAGATGAATTAAATGATGCACCACTAGAAATTAAAGAGTATTTACAATCTCTAAAACCAGATGTCAAGCACTTAAGAGTTTCTTATAGAAAACCACCGCCCGTTTACGTGGATTATGCATTACAAAACATTCAAAGTGCATATCTCATTACTTATCTACCACATTACTACCAACTTATATACAAAATATTATTAGAGCAGAATTTACAGGTTATGAAGTCTAAAACAGCTTTCTCTGCTGTTTTTATAGGTGGAGGACCTGGATCTGAAGCTTATGGAACTGTAAAATACATCCTTGATTACTGTCCTGATATAAAAAACATCTCTATTGATATTTTAGATATTAACGCGAACACTTGGGACTATAGTCATTCAGTTTTATCTGGGTTTTTGCTTCCTGAACTGAATGGTTATAATGAAGTATCCATAAAATGGAATAGCCATCAATTTAACCTAGTAAATAAAAATGACATAAAATTAAATACTTCTCTTATTGATAATGCAGATATAGTTGTTATTCAAAACTGTATTAACGAAATTGCTAAAACAGACTATCAAATATTAGAAGAGAATGTTTTGGAGATTTTTAAATTATTACCTGATTATTCTTCTTTATTGATGGTAGATTTAACTACTAGTGTAAGATCAAAAATTGCTAAACTAGAGCAAGTTGTTGAAAGTTTTTTTCCAGAGTTAATTAAAACAACTACATCAGGAAATAAAGGAGCTTCTGCCTTAACTTCTATTAATTATAGGCCATCTCAAATTATTAGAGAAAACTTATTGGACTTTTCAGATGGATTAATGCCTCGGAAAAACTTAAAGTATGATTTTTCACTATTGAATAAGAGTTCCTATTCAATAGTGGAAGATAAAAAGCGAATTGGGATTAACGCTATTTACCGTCCTTTGAGTAATATTAATGAATCTATACAAGATTTAACAAACTGTTCATTTATTGGGATAGACTTTGGTACTTCAAGCTCTGTTTGTTCTATTGCGTATATTCAGAATGATTCTCTTAAAGTAGAACTATTAGAGATCGAGCAAAAAGACCATTTGGGTTCAATATCTAGTAGTACGATAGTTCCAACTATAATGGGTATTGTTGGTAAACAGTTTTTATTAGGTAAATACGCTCAGGATAGAAGACATGAATTCACTTTTGGAGAAGATGGTTGGTATGGCTTTAAAGAGAATATATTAAATCTGGAAGATCAAATATTTCCTGAATCTAGATTATTGAATCATCCATCTCTACAAATTAACAACGGAGCAGATGCTCTTGTTGTTTTCTTTAAAAGATTAAAAAGCGAAATAGAAAAAAATGTAATCGAAAAAGGATTGTCGTTAGAGAAACGTTTTTCCTTCAGTACTCCTGCAAATTATGGGCTAAAAGAAAAAGAACTACTCGAAAAATATATTGTTCAAGCTGGATTTGAACAAGGAACTTTTTCCTTTGTAGAAGAACCAATTTCATCCCTTCTTGGGACTATTCATCAGGAAAATTTAGCCTTGGACCTAGAAAAAGACCTAAACATTTTAGTTATTGATGTAGGCGCAGGAACAGTTGATTGCTGTGCAATTAAATTGCTAAAAGACACGGATAATGTGATGGCAGAAACTCTAGCTATATATAGAAATGAAAACATAGGAGGCAATCTTATCAATAGACTAATTGCTAATAAACTTTTTGAAAAAGATAATAGTATAACAATAGATGAAGATTTTGTTTTGAAAATTTGTGAAGAATCAAAGCTTCAATTTTGTAAATCGTTTATGGTTGATGCTCAAGTCGACTATTCTTTACCAGAATTAGCTAATTCCAATCAAAATAAAAATTGCCAAATTGGATCTTATGGAATAGATACCAAGCTTCAGTTGAGTTTTTCTGAGTTTAATGAATTAATGGAGGTTTACTTTAGTGGAGGTGAGGGTTTCAATGGTTTTTCAGACACTATAGATAAAACGCTTTCTAGCGCAACTTTAGAACATAGTGAACTTGATCATATAATAATATCAGGCGGTGGTGCTAAAAATCCCTATTTGCGATCATTATGTGCGACTTATTTTGATGTCTCAAAAATAATCATGCCAAATAATAGTCAAGAACAGGTTGCTTTAGGCAATGCTATACAATCATTTGTCACGAATGCTTTTGGTAAACAGGTTATAGAATCTGTGCTAAATAGAAATATTAATATCATAGAAAGTGGAAAGCAAAAGCCTATTTTTAAAAAAGGAGAAGTACTTCCTACTTTAGAATACGAGATTAACATTGAAAAGAGTAATAATTCTTTAGAGTTTTATTCAGAAATAACCAATGAAAGCATCCACTTTAAATGGGATCAATCCATGGGAGCAATAAAAGCAATTATAATAATAAATCAAGAATCAAGAGTTATTTGTGATTTAGTTACTAACTCATCAATTATTAGAGTTAAACCAATTATAAAAAAAAGATAA
- a CDS encoding 3'-5' exonuclease, with product MQWMIEEARLGPEQRDIIEEMNDLNGKPVWIQGHAGSGKSIVLLHALTDYIIRNPNAKIVVVVFTHALIDLLSSGLRQIPALNGRTIPVITIYDINGRLYRKERFDAIFCDEIQDIPTVLLERIKKGCNQLIIAGDAAQSIYSSVPNFNERPATKEEIIQQLNPEVKNTTTIYRLTRTLISVLKNVYTDLFADMVHIGREDSEIRLFKTDSYHKEIEFSWKESKQINIDRPGEVNAVLFYKRIDIIKYVDTVLALEGKKKWSTGTYPDYDDESRNYTEMNNHLNSQNVPLMYVGSKIGSLEKADSTNKIVIMTYHSSKGLDFDAVSLPNIQTDLSTSDNENALILVALSRAKRDLFITFTNTMYSGYSRFLLNTPVKLINDSKNDNDDVVF from the coding sequence ATGCAGTGGATGATAGAAGAAGCTAGGCTTGGTCCTGAGCAAAGAGATATTATTGAAGAAATGAATGATTTGAATGGCAAACCTGTTTGGATACAAGGTCATGCAGGTTCTGGGAAATCTATAGTATTACTACATGCGCTAACAGACTATATAATACGTAATCCAAATGCAAAAATCGTAGTTGTTGTTTTTACACATGCATTGATAGATTTGTTATCTTCAGGTTTAAGGCAAATTCCAGCATTAAACGGTAGGACTATTCCAGTAATAACTATTTATGACATTAATGGCCGCCTTTATAGAAAAGAAAGGTTTGATGCTATCTTCTGTGATGAGATACAGGATATCCCAACAGTTCTTTTGGAAAGAATAAAAAAGGGTTGTAATCAATTAATCATTGCAGGAGATGCAGCACAATCGATTTACTCTTCTGTCCCTAATTTTAACGAAAGACCAGCAACTAAAGAAGAAATAATACAACAACTAAATCCTGAGGTTAAAAACACAACAACTATTTATCGGCTAACTAGAACTCTCATTAGCGTACTGAAGAATGTATATACAGATCTTTTCGCTGATATGGTACATATTGGAAGAGAAGATTCTGAAATTAGACTGTTTAAAACTGACTCTTATCATAAAGAGATAGAATTTTCATGGAAAGAATCTAAACAGATCAATATTGATAGACCAGGCGAGGTAAATGCTGTGTTATTCTATAAAAGAATTGATATTATAAAATATGTAGATACTGTTTTAGCTTTAGAAGGAAAAAAGAAATGGTCAACTGGTACTTATCCTGATTATGACGATGAGAGTAGAAATTATACAGAAATGAATAATCACTTAAATAGTCAAAATGTACCTTTGATGTATGTCGGAAGTAAAATTGGATCACTTGAGAAAGCAGATAGTACAAACAAAATTGTAATTATGACATACCACTCTTCTAAAGGATTAGACTTTGATGCGGTTTCATTACCAAATATTCAAACAGATTTGAGTACATCTGACAATGAAAATGCATTAATTCTTGTAGCTTTGTCTAGAGCTAAAAGAGATTTATTTATAACGTTTACAAATACAATGTATTCTGGCTATAGCAGGTTTCTTTTAAATACGCCCGTTAAGTTAATAAACGATTCAAAAAATGATAACGACGACGTCGTTTTTTAA
- a CDS encoding primase-helicase family protein, whose amino-acid sequence MEQKYLRIGTTYYKDVTIPLHSGDHIKTLVAWSKNEISTDHGKEYIKDIAKYDGFCLIPSHTNYKSEIDGFYNKYEELNHETHGGDFLETEKFLKHIFAEQYNLALDYLSVLWKYPSQVLPILCLVSNERNTGKTTFINWLKLIFQNNMTINNNEDFRSRFNSDWASKLIIAVDEVLLDKREDSERLKNLATAKTYKSEAKGKDKVEGSFFGKFVLCSNNEENFVYIDAEETRYWVRKIIPFNLEEDNPNLLDDLNTEIPCFLDFINNRSIISPKKTRMWFTKDQIYTDALRVLKDGNKTYLHKELEQIISDEFYMFEKEELKYSAGDLVDKLLKNNIRVSSFKISDLLKNKYNLETKNSTYIKYHISNSTLNKPIVEETNHKGRHYTFKQEQFKN is encoded by the coding sequence ATGGAACAAAAATATTTAAGAATAGGAACAACTTATTATAAGGATGTAACAATACCATTACACAGTGGAGACCATATTAAAACTTTAGTTGCTTGGTCTAAAAATGAAATAAGTACAGATCACGGTAAAGAATATATAAAGGATATCGCCAAATATGATGGCTTTTGCTTAATTCCATCTCACACTAATTATAAATCTGAAATTGATGGGTTTTATAATAAATATGAAGAATTAAATCACGAAACGCATGGTGGAGATTTCTTAGAGACGGAAAAATTTCTAAAACATATTTTTGCAGAGCAATATAATTTAGCTCTTGATTATCTAAGTGTACTTTGGAAATACCCTTCACAGGTACTACCAATCTTATGTCTTGTTAGTAATGAACGAAACACTGGTAAAACAACATTCATCAATTGGTTAAAACTTATTTTTCAAAATAACATGACTATTAATAATAATGAAGATTTTAGATCTAGGTTTAACTCTGATTGGGCTTCCAAATTAATAATTGCTGTGGATGAAGTCTTACTCGATAAAAGAGAAGATAGTGAACGCCTGAAGAATCTAGCAACTGCTAAAACTTATAAAAGTGAAGCAAAAGGAAAAGACAAAGTAGAAGGCAGTTTTTTCGGGAAGTTTGTATTATGTTCTAATAATGAAGAGAACTTTGTATATATAGATGCTGAAGAAACGAGGTACTGGGTCAGAAAAATTATTCCATTTAATTTGGAAGAGGATAACCCGAATTTATTGGATGACTTAAATACCGAAATACCTTGCTTTTTAGATTTCATAAATAATAGATCAATTATTTCTCCTAAAAAAACTAGGATGTGGTTTACTAAAGATCAAATTTACACAGATGCTTTGAGAGTTTTAAAGGATGGGAACAAGACCTATCTACATAAAGAGTTGGAGCAAATTATTAGTGATGAATTTTACATGTTTGAAAAAGAGGAACTAAAATATTCCGCAGGAGATTTAGTGGATAAATTACTTAAAAACAATATTAGAGTTTCCTCCTTTAAAATTTCTGATCTTCTAAAAAACAAGTATAATTTAGAAACTAAAAACAGCACGTATATTAAATATCATATTTCTAACTCTACTTTGAATAAACCAATTGTAGAAGAAACCAATCATAAAGGTCGTCATTATACCTTTAAACAGGAACAGTTCAAGAATTAG
- a CDS encoding helix-turn-helix domain-containing protein, protein MIAFEQTQQDVVEIKTEIKELKALLYQKVEAQIQTDDPLFIDGVERLSGYSKPTIYGFCQKNTIPHHKKNGRLFFFKSEIIDWIKEGKQKTINEIEADTDILFQKKSKSF, encoded by the coding sequence ATGATAGCATTTGAACAAACACAACAAGACGTTGTAGAGATTAAAACAGAAATCAAAGAATTAAAGGCCTTATTATATCAAAAGGTAGAGGCGCAAATCCAAACAGACGATCCATTGTTTATTGACGGGGTAGAACGCCTATCAGGTTATAGTAAACCTACTATTTATGGATTCTGTCAAAAAAACACAATTCCTCATCACAAAAAAAATGGTCGTTTATTTTTTTTCAAATCTGAAATTATAGATTGGATAAAAGAAGGGAAACAGAAAACCATAAATGAAATTGAAGCGGATACTGATATTTTATTTCAGAAAAAAAGTAAATCTTTTTAA